A section of the Myxocyprinus asiaticus isolate MX2 ecotype Aquarium Trade chromosome 40, UBuf_Myxa_2, whole genome shotgun sequence genome encodes:
- the LOC127431259 gene encoding RAS guanyl-releasing protein 2-like isoform X1, translating into MESVSSDQSASVDELVEACIKAFDNEGVLKETSLVRMFLTMHPWYLSSSDLAKKLLHKSQEQDCSANRQSQICHLVKFWISEFPAEFDLNPELAEQIRGLKERLEQNGDVRRSLLIDIDSIPSYEWRRQLDETVQKKRKTSLLFDHLDASTLAEHLTYMEYKSFCKILFQDYHSFVMHGCTVDNPILERFITLFNSVSQWIQIMVLSKHTAQQRATVISEFIKVAQMLLQLQNFNTLMAVVGGLSNSSIARLKDTQALIGSETRKVFDGLVELVTSSGNYSRYRQRFSECSGFRFPILGVHLKDLIAVHVALPDWVDPEKSRVNLTKTHQLYAILEELALIQSTPPSIEANSDLLNLLLVSLDQYHSEDEIYKLSLQREPRSIKLSTSSSKSQSPLIEQWASSVKPKADPAIINKHIEKMVESVFQTFDTDGDGYISQREFEIIRSNFPYLGKFDELDQNQDCKISREEMIEYFTKASSLLNCKMGFVHTFMETTSVKPSVCRHCSRLIWGFYKQRYKCQVCGVSCHKDCRSHLAIECRKRVQSVSYHNGTSFKATRSFSFPPPNSTQPIAEHAAFCIPSTSTVIPDGSQEEEDEVFDVHL; encoded by the exons ACAATGAAGGTGTTCTGAAGGAAACATCTCTGGTGCGCATGTTTCTAACCATGCATCCCTGGTATCTCTCCTCCAGTGACCTAGCCAAGAAACTCCTGCACAA GTCTCAGGAACAGGATTGTTCTGCAAATCGACAGTCTCAAATTTGTCACCTTGTCAA gTTCTGGATATCTGAGTTTCCTGCCGAATTTGACCTGAACCCTGAGCTGGCCGAGCAGATCCGCGGTCTGAAGGAGCGACTGGAGCAGAATGGAGATGTGAGACGCAGTCTGCTCATCGACATAGACAGCAT CCCATCATATGAATGGAGACGGCAACTGGATGAGACTGTCCAGAAGAAACGCAAGACGTCTCTTCTTTTTGACCATCTGGATGCCTCCACCCTGGCTGAACATCTGACTTATATGGAGtacaaatcattttgcaaaattctT TTCCAAGACTACCACAGTTTCGTGATGCATGGCTGCACGGTGGATAATCCAATTCTGGAGCGTTTCATTACTCTATTTAATAGTGTTTCCCAATGGATCCAGATTATGGTTCTCAGTAAGCATACAGCTCAGCAGAGAGCCACTGTCATCAGTGAATTTATCAAAGTGGCCCAG ATGCTACTGCAGCTGCAGAACTTTAACACACTGATGGCTGTTGTGGGTGGACTCAGCAATAGCTCCATTGCTCGACTCAAGGATACACAGGCACTCATTGGCAGCGAGACACGCAAG GTGTTTGATGGATTGGTGGAGCTGGTCACTTCCTCTGGAAATTACAGTCGCTACCGTCAGCGTTTCTCAGAATGTTCAGGATTTCGTTTCCCCATCCTTGGGGTTCATTTGAAGGATCTGATTGCTGTCCACGTGGCCCTGCCTGACTGGGTTGACCCAGAGAAGAGCAGGGTCAACCTAACCAAGACTCATCAGCTGTACGCCATCCTGGAGGAGCTGGCACTCATTCAGAGCACTCCACCCAGTATAGAAGCCAATTCAGACCTCCTCAATCTGCTTTTA GTGTCTTTGGACCAGTACCACTCAGAGGATGAGATATATAAGCTTTCTCTTCAGAGGGAGCCACGCAGTATTAAACTATCA ACTTCCAGCTCAAAGTCGCAGTCTCCTCTGATAGAACAGTGGGCATCTTCTGTCAAACCCAAAGCAGATCCGGCCATTATCAACAAGCACATTGAAAAAATGGTGGAG TCAGtgttccaaacttttgacacTGATGGCGACGGCTACATTTCCCAAAGAGAGTTTGAGATCATTAGAAGCAATTTCCCTTACCTTGGCAAGTTCGATGAACTGGACCAAAACCA GGACTGTAAAATTAGCAGAGAGGAGATGATTGAGTACTTCACCAAGGCAAGCTCCTTACTGAACTGCAAGATGGGCTTTGTTCACACGTTTATGGAGACAACCAGTGTGAAGCCTTCAGTTTGTCGGCACTGCTCTCGCCTG ATATGGGGCTTTTACAAACAACGTTACAAATGTCAAG TCTGTGGTGTTAGCTGTCATAAAGACTGTCGGAGTCATTTGGCCATTGAGTGCCGCAAGCGGGTGCAGAGTGTCAGTTATCACAATGGCACTTCCTTTAAGGCCACACGTTCCTTCAGCTTCCCGCCACCTAACAGCACCCAGCCAATAGCAGAGCATGCAG CATTTTGTATTCCCTCTACCTCCACAGTCATCCCAGATGGCTCTCAAGAGGAAGAGGACGAGGTTTTTGATGTCCACCTTTGA
- the LOC127431259 gene encoding RAS guanyl-releasing protein 2-like isoform X2, whose amino-acid sequence MESVSSDQSASVDELVEACIKAFDNEGVLKETSLVRMFLTMHPWYLSSSDLAKKLLHKSQEQDCSANRQSQICHLVKFWISEFPAEFDLNPELAEQIRGLKERLEQNGDVRRSLLIDIDSIPSYEWRRQLDETVQKKRKTSLLFDHLDASTLAEHLTYMEYKSFCKILFQDYHSFVMHGCTVDNPILERFITLFNSVSQWIQIMVLSKHTAQQRATVISEFIKVAQMLLQLQNFNTLMAVVGGLSNSSIARLKDTQALIGSETRKVFDGLVELVTSSGNYSRYRQRFSECSGFRFPILGVHLKDLIAVHVALPDWVDPEKSRVNLTKTHQLYAILEELALIQSTPPSIEANSDLLNLLLVSLDQYHSEDEIYKLSLQREPRSIKLSTSSSKSQSPLIEQWASSVKPKADPAIINKHIEKMVESVFQTFDTDGDGYISQREFEIIRSNFPYLGKFDELDQNQDCKISREEMIEYFTKASSLLNCKMGFVHTFMETTSVKPSVCRHCSRLIWGFYKQRYKCQVCGVSCHKDCRSHLAIECRKRVQSVSYHNGTSFKATRSFSFPPPNSTQPIAEHAVIPDGSQEEEDEVFDVHL is encoded by the exons ACAATGAAGGTGTTCTGAAGGAAACATCTCTGGTGCGCATGTTTCTAACCATGCATCCCTGGTATCTCTCCTCCAGTGACCTAGCCAAGAAACTCCTGCACAA GTCTCAGGAACAGGATTGTTCTGCAAATCGACAGTCTCAAATTTGTCACCTTGTCAA gTTCTGGATATCTGAGTTTCCTGCCGAATTTGACCTGAACCCTGAGCTGGCCGAGCAGATCCGCGGTCTGAAGGAGCGACTGGAGCAGAATGGAGATGTGAGACGCAGTCTGCTCATCGACATAGACAGCAT CCCATCATATGAATGGAGACGGCAACTGGATGAGACTGTCCAGAAGAAACGCAAGACGTCTCTTCTTTTTGACCATCTGGATGCCTCCACCCTGGCTGAACATCTGACTTATATGGAGtacaaatcattttgcaaaattctT TTCCAAGACTACCACAGTTTCGTGATGCATGGCTGCACGGTGGATAATCCAATTCTGGAGCGTTTCATTACTCTATTTAATAGTGTTTCCCAATGGATCCAGATTATGGTTCTCAGTAAGCATACAGCTCAGCAGAGAGCCACTGTCATCAGTGAATTTATCAAAGTGGCCCAG ATGCTACTGCAGCTGCAGAACTTTAACACACTGATGGCTGTTGTGGGTGGACTCAGCAATAGCTCCATTGCTCGACTCAAGGATACACAGGCACTCATTGGCAGCGAGACACGCAAG GTGTTTGATGGATTGGTGGAGCTGGTCACTTCCTCTGGAAATTACAGTCGCTACCGTCAGCGTTTCTCAGAATGTTCAGGATTTCGTTTCCCCATCCTTGGGGTTCATTTGAAGGATCTGATTGCTGTCCACGTGGCCCTGCCTGACTGGGTTGACCCAGAGAAGAGCAGGGTCAACCTAACCAAGACTCATCAGCTGTACGCCATCCTGGAGGAGCTGGCACTCATTCAGAGCACTCCACCCAGTATAGAAGCCAATTCAGACCTCCTCAATCTGCTTTTA GTGTCTTTGGACCAGTACCACTCAGAGGATGAGATATATAAGCTTTCTCTTCAGAGGGAGCCACGCAGTATTAAACTATCA ACTTCCAGCTCAAAGTCGCAGTCTCCTCTGATAGAACAGTGGGCATCTTCTGTCAAACCCAAAGCAGATCCGGCCATTATCAACAAGCACATTGAAAAAATGGTGGAG TCAGtgttccaaacttttgacacTGATGGCGACGGCTACATTTCCCAAAGAGAGTTTGAGATCATTAGAAGCAATTTCCCTTACCTTGGCAAGTTCGATGAACTGGACCAAAACCA GGACTGTAAAATTAGCAGAGAGGAGATGATTGAGTACTTCACCAAGGCAAGCTCCTTACTGAACTGCAAGATGGGCTTTGTTCACACGTTTATGGAGACAACCAGTGTGAAGCCTTCAGTTTGTCGGCACTGCTCTCGCCTG ATATGGGGCTTTTACAAACAACGTTACAAATGTCAAG TCTGTGGTGTTAGCTGTCATAAAGACTGTCGGAGTCATTTGGCCATTGAGTGCCGCAAGCGGGTGCAGAGTGTCAGTTATCACAATGGCACTTCCTTTAAGGCCACACGTTCCTTCAGCTTCCCGCCACCTAACAGCACCCAGCCAATAGCAGAGCATGCAG TCATCCCAGATGGCTCTCAAGAGGAAGAGGACGAGGTTTTTGATGTCCACCTTTGA
- the LOC127431259 gene encoding RAS guanyl-releasing protein 2-like isoform X3: protein MESVSSDQSASVDELVEACIKAFDNEGVLKETSLVRMFLTMHPWYLSSSDLAKKLLHKSQEQDCSANRQSQICHLVKFWISEFPAEFDLNPELAEQIRGLKERLEQNGDVRRSLLIDIDSIPSYEWRRQLDETVQKKRKTSLLFDHLDASTLAEHLTYMEYKSFCKILFQDYHSFVMHGCTVDNPILERFITLFNSVSQWIQIMVLSKHTAQQRATVISEFIKVAQMLLQLQNFNTLMAVVGGLSNSSIARLKDTQALIGSETRKVFDGLVELVTSSGNYSRYRQRFSECSGFRFPILGVHLKDLIAVHVALPDWVDPEKSRVNLTKTHQLYAILEELALIQSTPPSIEANSDLLNLLLVSLDQYHSEDEIYKLSLQREPRSIKLSTSSSKSQSPLIEQWASSVKPKADPAIINKHIEKMVESVFQTFDTDGDGYISQREFEIIRSNFPYLGKFDELDQNQDCKISREEMIEYFTKASSLLNCKMGFVHTFMETTSVKPSVCRHCSRLKKESRTLLGWHEGE, encoded by the exons ACAATGAAGGTGTTCTGAAGGAAACATCTCTGGTGCGCATGTTTCTAACCATGCATCCCTGGTATCTCTCCTCCAGTGACCTAGCCAAGAAACTCCTGCACAA GTCTCAGGAACAGGATTGTTCTGCAAATCGACAGTCTCAAATTTGTCACCTTGTCAA gTTCTGGATATCTGAGTTTCCTGCCGAATTTGACCTGAACCCTGAGCTGGCCGAGCAGATCCGCGGTCTGAAGGAGCGACTGGAGCAGAATGGAGATGTGAGACGCAGTCTGCTCATCGACATAGACAGCAT CCCATCATATGAATGGAGACGGCAACTGGATGAGACTGTCCAGAAGAAACGCAAGACGTCTCTTCTTTTTGACCATCTGGATGCCTCCACCCTGGCTGAACATCTGACTTATATGGAGtacaaatcattttgcaaaattctT TTCCAAGACTACCACAGTTTCGTGATGCATGGCTGCACGGTGGATAATCCAATTCTGGAGCGTTTCATTACTCTATTTAATAGTGTTTCCCAATGGATCCAGATTATGGTTCTCAGTAAGCATACAGCTCAGCAGAGAGCCACTGTCATCAGTGAATTTATCAAAGTGGCCCAG ATGCTACTGCAGCTGCAGAACTTTAACACACTGATGGCTGTTGTGGGTGGACTCAGCAATAGCTCCATTGCTCGACTCAAGGATACACAGGCACTCATTGGCAGCGAGACACGCAAG GTGTTTGATGGATTGGTGGAGCTGGTCACTTCCTCTGGAAATTACAGTCGCTACCGTCAGCGTTTCTCAGAATGTTCAGGATTTCGTTTCCCCATCCTTGGGGTTCATTTGAAGGATCTGATTGCTGTCCACGTGGCCCTGCCTGACTGGGTTGACCCAGAGAAGAGCAGGGTCAACCTAACCAAGACTCATCAGCTGTACGCCATCCTGGAGGAGCTGGCACTCATTCAGAGCACTCCACCCAGTATAGAAGCCAATTCAGACCTCCTCAATCTGCTTTTA GTGTCTTTGGACCAGTACCACTCAGAGGATGAGATATATAAGCTTTCTCTTCAGAGGGAGCCACGCAGTATTAAACTATCA ACTTCCAGCTCAAAGTCGCAGTCTCCTCTGATAGAACAGTGGGCATCTTCTGTCAAACCCAAAGCAGATCCGGCCATTATCAACAAGCACATTGAAAAAATGGTGGAG TCAGtgttccaaacttttgacacTGATGGCGACGGCTACATTTCCCAAAGAGAGTTTGAGATCATTAGAAGCAATTTCCCTTACCTTGGCAAGTTCGATGAACTGGACCAAAACCA GGACTGTAAAATTAGCAGAGAGGAGATGATTGAGTACTTCACCAAGGCAAGCTCCTTACTGAACTGCAAGATGGGCTTTGTTCACACGTTTATGGAGACAACCAGTGTGAAGCCTTCAGTTTGTCGGCACTGCTCTCGCCTG aagaaagaaagccgtacacttctgggatggcatgagggtgagtaa